Proteins co-encoded in one Waddlia chondrophila WSU 86-1044 genomic window:
- a CDS encoding RHS repeat-associated core domain-containing protein, whose amino-acid sequence MIRSLSLLSLFLFSQLQAFEKYDHLDGLGDPSIYVEGYVNALTGALVHSQADLVVDCPEELSFIRNYNCFNCYNNSFGSGFTHNHPTGSFRDEYDKKTDTRTIYVGEKSGNCLKYSDWKFSKHSRNYYLDEEHREHDLTNTYSGKISGRHNLKNSYLTADGRQDRIRIREMKLGDGTVRKYNDKNQLSTEIRPSGNQVKYYYSKDQLCSIQAFDRNGKACLGWINFYYNSGMLSSIKTSDGKIAKYTCEMKRIKKHCKEKLPLLKKVQLFDQPKEILYSYDENVIKIKPEDGSDSFRIYERKISGHSGGMHRSKCEYGSSGKISKLTLFGPQRRGAVYYFCYPFYDRGTIVITPLKAALRYTGSSVRVGSITTYLNGTFFANPKDLYRKQRFYWGEKEKTIDNRGNLTIKALEDSNEHILCAASYIYDHRGNVLKETLYGNLTGKCDFEPIKITKKNEVVGQESFHHTYTYTDDGRNLVLTHEDGDGVREEYEYVPGSNRVSQILTIVNDQVVKRQCYTYNSFMALTSVREDNGSSRDVNDLSDVTSSTVQMHTLIEDLKTSGFGKPEETIEGYLNPLTGVLVQLKRQTYTYGKYNLVTSQTVYDADDRLCFTLTFDYDSYGRCIRETDCFGVETVYKYNTHNCCVFSKKEGVGYSTSFAYDSADRMIEKRELHESGEEFVYTFAYDVMGNLIEQTDAYGNVKKMTYDSLGRHIKTEYPPVFLADGTTSAPTEEMVYDIFDRIVEEKDPLGNVTQKRYTARGQLAEIVYPDGTSERYVYNLNGSLHQKYEKNGSYHTMVYDEFQQLVRDETYSSDGNFLRKKEFVYDQGLLIYEIDASGTVTEYRYDFAGRKSAKLIHGEEMTAMETYAYDSLGRLCGTKKWLSEEKGEYLNYIQEFDCLNRVTLNKIEDHHGKTISWTSYCYDINGNCVEERCQQTEKAVSVAKAEYASYSMPLVTIDPMGNATCYHYDFSFENVHGQKVFRSTVINPKGVKMITTKDVLGRDVETHMENAEGVLLSKGQSFYDLKGNKTLSLTDSIVQGVVNRTYEVKWVYDAMDRVVRIIEDPKEKFKETQFTYHPMGMLETKRKADGVLLSYFYDDLGRESEMFSSDQSVHYTYEYNLRDQLIRSVDSITGKTIERRYDSFGNLIEEVLPSGMRMRYQYDPFCQILKITLPDESAITYTYDLAEMTTVSRFSPDQSPLYTHHYTSADMQGRSLKSVLITGDEVDFKWDLNGRPTKISSLHFTEEISEKGYDSVGNLLQADFINGGKQYSNIYNYDELNQLIYESTTRAHDYRYDSLHNRLSKDSDDYALNSLNQVEQCEAHQYQFDLNGNTISQISAGNEISYTYDALNRLRAVEREGIWKIEYQYDSFGRRISAHHFKWAGENLLEEEREYLFQGIYEIGYRLPSGEFPELRVMGKREGPAFRTCIAFELQGETYAPLYDHIFNVVALLDLSSGDLKAAYRYSAFGEMQELISSSIICPWLFSNQRYTRESNLYHFGKRDYRPAIGRWISPDPGDFIDGMNLYAYTRNCPTMHLDFYGFSTQPVTKRPIAEPVYGGFVSCEIMDYLVKGAGKCCEVAAHNILPESTGRFAIEGIARVMQGESFVPDNGFVLPSVSGIVPGRPLDGIRVRYIPGIGTLESGARATAEKISGYLRGAEVHWTCQQSRGFVQDLGLCMAEMMHIRTPAIQHLSEQIRNDYWEMRAIRGDNFLLFYIDHSRGGLDFYEATRNLPREMRDKMFVLALGSAKLFDARDYKLVKNYSNDYDIVNFIANLTCSHHENVNLIYTEYCSGSGNPLSCILDHLIESGGYQDTLWREIQFLLENGI is encoded by the coding sequence ATGATTCGATCCTTATCTCTTCTTTCTTTATTCCTTTTTTCCCAACTCCAGGCCTTTGAAAAATATGACCATTTAGACGGTCTAGGCGACCCTTCAATTTACGTTGAAGGCTATGTCAATGCTTTGACAGGCGCGCTTGTGCATTCACAGGCAGATCTCGTAGTGGATTGTCCTGAAGAACTCAGCTTTATTCGAAATTATAACTGTTTTAACTGCTACAACAATTCTTTCGGATCGGGATTCACACATAATCACCCTACAGGATCTTTTCGAGATGAATATGATAAGAAGACTGATACGAGGACAATTTATGTCGGCGAAAAAAGCGGCAACTGCCTGAAGTATTCCGATTGGAAATTTAGCAAACATAGCCGAAATTACTACTTAGATGAAGAACACCGCGAGCATGATTTAACAAATACTTACTCGGGAAAGATCAGCGGCAGGCACAACCTGAAAAATAGTTATCTTACTGCCGATGGCAGGCAAGATCGTATTCGCATTAGAGAAATGAAATTAGGCGATGGAACCGTTCGAAAATACAACGACAAAAATCAGCTATCAACCGAGATCAGGCCGAGCGGGAATCAGGTAAAGTATTATTACAGCAAAGATCAGCTGTGTTCTATTCAAGCATTTGACCGGAATGGCAAGGCATGTCTTGGATGGATAAATTTTTACTATAATTCCGGAATGCTTTCTTCGATTAAAACAAGTGACGGCAAAATCGCAAAATATACCTGTGAAATGAAAAGAATTAAGAAGCACTGCAAAGAGAAGCTTCCACTTCTTAAAAAAGTCCAGCTGTTCGATCAACCGAAGGAGATTCTTTACTCTTATGATGAAAATGTCATTAAAATTAAGCCTGAAGACGGCAGCGATTCTTTCAGGATATATGAGAGAAAAATTTCCGGACATTCAGGAGGAATGCACAGATCAAAATGTGAGTATGGATCGTCTGGAAAAATTTCTAAATTAACCTTATTTGGACCGCAAAGAAGAGGTGCTGTCTATTACTTCTGTTACCCTTTTTACGATAGAGGAACAATTGTTATCACACCTCTTAAAGCTGCCCTAAGATACACGGGATCTTCCGTAAGAGTTGGAAGCATCACCACTTACCTAAACGGTACTTTCTTTGCAAATCCTAAAGACCTCTACAGAAAACAGCGCTTTTATTGGGGAGAAAAGGAAAAAACGATCGATAACCGCGGAAATTTAACGATAAAAGCTTTAGAAGATTCTAACGAGCACATCTTATGCGCAGCAAGCTATATCTACGATCATAGAGGAAACGTACTGAAAGAGACTCTCTATGGCAATTTGACAGGGAAATGCGATTTCGAGCCGATCAAAATTACCAAAAAAAATGAAGTGGTAGGACAGGAGAGCTTCCATCACACGTACACCTACACCGATGATGGGCGAAATCTAGTGCTGACTCATGAAGATGGCGACGGGGTTAGAGAGGAATATGAGTATGTCCCAGGTTCCAACAGAGTCTCTCAAATCCTGACTATTGTTAATGATCAAGTGGTCAAAAGGCAATGTTATACATACAACTCCTTTATGGCGCTCACATCTGTTAGAGAAGACAACGGATCAAGCAGAGATGTGAATGATCTAAGCGATGTCACAAGCTCAACCGTTCAAATGCACACTTTGATAGAAGATCTCAAAACTTCAGGGTTTGGAAAACCAGAAGAAACAATTGAAGGCTACCTTAACCCTTTAACGGGAGTTCTTGTTCAACTCAAACGGCAAACATACACCTATGGCAAATATAATCTCGTGACTTCTCAAACAGTGTACGATGCTGATGACCGCCTTTGCTTCACACTCACCTTTGATTACGATTCTTATGGACGCTGCATTCGTGAAACAGACTGTTTCGGCGTGGAAACCGTCTACAAGTACAATACTCACAACTGCTGTGTATTTTCCAAGAAAGAGGGAGTCGGTTATTCAACATCATTTGCCTACGACAGTGCTGATCGAATGATTGAAAAAAGAGAATTGCATGAGAGTGGAGAAGAGTTCGTCTACACCTTCGCATATGATGTCATGGGGAATTTAATTGAACAAACTGATGCTTATGGAAATGTCAAAAAAATGACCTACGATTCCCTTGGCAGACATATCAAAACAGAATATCCGCCTGTTTTCTTGGCAGATGGAACAACATCAGCGCCAACAGAAGAGATGGTCTATGATATTTTTGATCGCATCGTAGAGGAAAAAGACCCTTTAGGCAATGTTACCCAAAAACGGTATACAGCTCGAGGGCAGCTTGCCGAAATTGTGTATCCGGATGGAACCTCTGAAAGATATGTTTACAACCTCAACGGCTCTTTGCATCAAAAATATGAGAAAAACGGCTCGTACCACACCATGGTATACGACGAGTTTCAACAGCTAGTGAGAGACGAAACCTACTCTTCGGATGGAAATTTCTTGAGGAAAAAAGAATTCGTATATGACCAAGGCCTTCTCATTTATGAAATCGATGCTTCCGGAACCGTCACCGAGTATCGCTATGATTTTGCAGGGAGAAAAAGCGCCAAGCTTATCCATGGAGAAGAAATGACTGCAATGGAAACATATGCCTACGATTCTTTGGGCAGGCTTTGCGGAACAAAGAAATGGTTGTCGGAGGAAAAAGGAGAATACCTGAACTACATTCAAGAGTTCGACTGCCTGAACAGGGTAACACTGAACAAAATAGAAGATCATCATGGAAAAACAATCTCCTGGACTTCCTATTGCTACGACATCAATGGAAACTGCGTTGAAGAGCGCTGCCAGCAGACGGAAAAGGCTGTCAGCGTGGCTAAAGCTGAATATGCCTCTTACAGCATGCCCCTTGTAACAATCGACCCTATGGGAAATGCCACTTGCTACCATTACGACTTTTCGTTCGAAAATGTTCATGGCCAAAAAGTCTTTCGTTCCACGGTCATCAACCCCAAAGGGGTGAAAATGATAACGACTAAAGATGTCTTAGGCAGAGATGTCGAGACACACATGGAAAATGCAGAAGGCGTTTTGCTTTCTAAAGGGCAATCTTTTTACGATCTGAAAGGCAATAAAACACTTTCGCTTACAGATTCCATCGTGCAAGGAGTTGTCAATAGAACCTACGAAGTCAAATGGGTCTATGATGCAATGGATCGAGTGGTACGCATCATCGAAGATCCGAAGGAAAAATTCAAGGAAACACAATTCACTTATCATCCGATGGGAATGTTAGAGACAAAACGTAAAGCGGATGGAGTGCTGCTCTCTTATTTTTACGATGATTTGGGCAGAGAAAGCGAGATGTTTTCTTCAGACCAAAGCGTGCACTACACTTACGAGTACAATTTAAGGGATCAGCTCATTCGAAGTGTTGATTCTATTACAGGAAAAACCATTGAAAGGAGATATGATTCCTTTGGCAATTTGATTGAAGAGGTGCTGCCGTCCGGCATGCGAATGCGGTACCAGTATGATCCTTTCTGTCAAATTTTGAAGATCACATTGCCTGACGAGTCTGCAATTACTTATACCTACGATCTAGCAGAGATGACAACTGTTTCCCGTTTTTCTCCGGATCAATCCCCTCTTTACACGCATCATTATACATCTGCCGACATGCAAGGGAGAAGCTTAAAAAGCGTTCTGATCACAGGCGACGAGGTGGATTTCAAATGGGATTTAAACGGCAGACCGACAAAAATTTCTTCGCTTCATTTTACAGAAGAGATTTCCGAGAAGGGGTATGACAGTGTTGGCAACTTGCTGCAAGCAGACTTTATCAACGGAGGCAAGCAATATTCAAATATTTATAATTATGATGAATTGAATCAGTTGATTTATGAATCGACAACTCGCGCGCATGATTATCGTTACGACTCATTGCACAATCGTTTGAGCAAGGATTCAGATGACTATGCGCTCAATTCCCTGAATCAAGTTGAGCAGTGCGAGGCGCATCAATATCAATTCGATTTAAATGGCAACACCATTTCTCAGATTTCAGCTGGAAATGAGATCTCTTACACATACGACGCCCTCAATCGATTAAGAGCGGTTGAAAGGGAAGGAATATGGAAAATAGAGTATCAATACGACTCTTTTGGAAGGCGTATAAGTGCGCATCATTTTAAATGGGCTGGAGAGAATTTATTAGAAGAGGAAAGAGAGTATTTATTTCAGGGAATTTATGAAATCGGCTATCGCCTTCCGAGCGGTGAATTTCCAGAATTGAGGGTCATGGGCAAGCGCGAGGGACCGGCTTTCCGCACCTGTATAGCCTTTGAACTTCAAGGCGAAACGTACGCCCCACTTTACGACCACATTTTTAATGTCGTTGCTCTTCTTGATCTTAGCTCTGGAGATCTTAAAGCTGCTTATCGCTATTCGGCTTTCGGAGAGATGCAAGAGCTTATCTCCTCTTCCATCATTTGTCCCTGGTTATTCAGCAATCAACGCTATACCCGTGAATCGAATCTCTATCATTTTGGCAAGAGAGATTATCGCCCTGCAATTGGCCGATGGATTTCACCTGATCCAGGAGATTTTATTGATGGGATGAATTTATATGCCTATACACGCAACTGTCCAACGATGCATTTAGATTTTTATGGATTTTCAACTCAGCCAGTTACTAAGCGTCCGATTGCCGAGCCTGTCTATGGAGGATTTGTAAGCTGCGAAATAATGGACTATTTAGTTAAGGGAGCGGGAAAATGTTGTGAAGTCGCTGCTCACAACATTTTACCTGAATCTACAGGACGCTTTGCCATTGAAGGAATAGCCAGAGTGATGCAAGGAGAATCTTTTGTACCGGATAACGGTTTTGTGTTACCATCGGTATCAGGAATTGTACCTGGCAGACCCCTTGACGGTATTCGAGTGCGTTACATCCCCGGTATTGGAACGCTGGAGTCCGGAGCTAGAGCAACGGCTGAAAAAATTTCCGGTTATTTACGCGGAGCCGAAGTGCATTGGACATGTCAGCAGTCTCGAGGATTTGTTCAGGATTTGGGATTGTGCATGGCGGAAATGATGCATATACGGACACCTGCAATCCAACATTTAAGCGAGCAGATCAGAAATGATTATTGGGAGATGCGGGCGATTAGAGGAGATAATTTTCTTTTGTTTTACATCGACCACAGTCGTGGAGGTTTGGATTTTTACGAAGCGACCAGAAATCTGCCTCGAGAAATGAGAGATAAAATGTTTGTTTTAGCATTGGGCAGTGCGAAATTATTCGATGCGAGAGATTATAAGTTAGTTAAAAACTATAGTAACGATTACGATATCGTAAACTTCATCGCTAATTTAACCTGTTCCCATCACGAAAATGTTAATCTTATTTATACAGAATACTGCTCTGGATCTGGAAATCCCCTCTCGTGTATTTTAGATCACTTAATTGAAAGTGGTGGATATCAAGATACATTATGGAGAGAAATTCAATTTTTATTGGAAAACGGAATTTAA
- a CDS encoding SixA phosphatase family protein, protein MSTTLIAIRHAKPLSEGFADERLRPLHKEGISTQEMIVQRLAEKGYMPEKIFSSPILRAVQTAAIIAKHFSLEVEEEEALGYNFNQSILLANLLQANQGKTLVFVGHAPHLAEFVNDLTGYPALMHGLSKSEAAILRFDQEIELGKAIFLDNLKL, encoded by the coding sequence ATGAGTACAACCTTAATTGCCATTAGGCACGCAAAACCATTAAGTGAAGGATTTGCCGATGAACGTTTGCGCCCTCTTCACAAGGAAGGAATTTCGACACAAGAAATGATCGTGCAAAGGCTTGCAGAAAAAGGATACATGCCTGAAAAGATCTTCTCTTCCCCTATCTTAAGGGCTGTGCAAACCGCTGCCATCATTGCTAAGCACTTTTCCTTAGAGGTCGAAGAAGAGGAAGCGTTGGGCTACAATTTTAATCAGTCAATCCTGTTGGCAAACCTTCTTCAAGCGAATCAGGGCAAGACACTCGTCTTTGTCGGACATGCACCGCATCTTGCAGAATTTGTCAATGATCTGACAGGTTATCCGGCCTTAATGCATGGCCTGAGCAAAAGCGAGGCTGCGATTTTAAGATTCGACCAGGAAATCGAATTGGGCAAGGCAATTTTTTTAGACAATCTCAAATTATGA
- a CDS encoding SDR family oxidoreductase: protein MESQVVLITGSSRGIGRLTALELSRRGHRVYATMRNPEPIENVHVERLDVTDEKSIAEAVSNLIEKEGRLDCVINNAGYGLLSPVDTATDDEIMKQFDVNLFGVIRVIREVLPQMRKQKSGKIINISSVVGVVSNPAMGWYSATKHALEAVSASLASTVFPWNIYVSVVQPGSTATEFAANLKLEEGGGNSPYGDFSKKHQERMKNILTDGQPPEEVAELIADVVEDPKPHFRYQTSERAKQIVSQFVVDPSGDQWLNQQKETFKGWINT, encoded by the coding sequence ATGGAAAGTCAAGTGGTTTTGATTACAGGCAGCTCCAGAGGAATTGGAAGGCTGACAGCTCTTGAATTGTCTAGAAGAGGCCATCGCGTTTATGCAACGATGAGAAATCCGGAGCCCATTGAAAATGTCCATGTCGAACGTCTTGATGTGACAGATGAAAAATCAATTGCAGAAGCTGTTTCGAATTTAATTGAAAAAGAGGGAAGGCTGGATTGTGTGATCAATAATGCCGGATATGGATTGCTATCTCCAGTGGATACGGCAACTGATGATGAGATCATGAAGCAGTTCGACGTCAATCTTTTCGGTGTAATCCGAGTGATCCGGGAAGTTCTTCCTCAAATGAGAAAACAAAAAAGTGGAAAAATCATCAACATCAGCAGTGTCGTGGGAGTCGTCAGTAATCCGGCAATGGGATGGTATAGTGCAACCAAACATGCCCTCGAAGCGGTCTCTGCTTCATTGGCCAGCACAGTATTTCCCTGGAACATTTACGTCAGTGTTGTACAGCCGGGGTCGACAGCAACGGAATTTGCAGCAAATCTGAAACTCGAAGAGGGAGGCGGAAACAGCCCCTACGGCGATTTTTCAAAGAAACACCAGGAAAGAATGAAAAATATCTTAACTGACGGACAACCTCCGGAAGAGGTGGCTGAATTGATCGCTGATGTTGTGGAAGATCCGAAACCCCATTTTAGATATCAAACCAGCGAGCGGGCAAAGCAGATCGTCAGCCAATTTGTTGTCGATCCTTCTGGGGATCAGTGGCTGAATCAGCAAAAAGAAACTTTTAAAGGGTGGATCAATACTTGA
- a CDS encoding CPBP family intramembrane glutamic endopeptidase, whose translation MKDSFTSWPGKVTSRDLFGIFLFFLGVHLVVAPATMALLHISLEEGAAQGWLVIYSMYLACFSLFFYTAKLSDTETRISLSPFGAGGSWSAFRIGALSFLIAYPLVVAIGKCIRIVQLKLFDSREVDQVAVQTLKLSFDYPAMSVFMAIGVICVVPIAEELLFRGYLQGWLRRFIHPKSAIFFASAVFALFHFSLAQGWSNIEYLVSLFTLSLILGFLYEKQRSLWAPIGLHAVFNCVNVILLVVSQLEM comes from the coding sequence TTGAAAGATTCTTTTACTTCATGGCCCGGGAAAGTCACTTCTCGCGATCTGTTCGGAATCTTTCTTTTTTTTCTGGGAGTACACTTGGTGGTAGCTCCGGCGACAATGGCCTTATTACACATCTCTTTGGAAGAGGGGGCGGCGCAAGGGTGGCTGGTGATCTATTCCATGTATCTTGCCTGCTTCTCCCTGTTTTTTTACACAGCCAAATTGTCCGATACAGAAACGCGTATTTCCTTGTCGCCGTTTGGAGCCGGGGGTTCATGGAGCGCTTTTCGAATAGGCGCGCTCTCTTTTTTGATCGCTTATCCGTTGGTCGTTGCCATAGGAAAATGCATTCGCATTGTTCAATTAAAATTATTTGATTCTAGAGAAGTAGATCAAGTGGCTGTGCAAACGCTAAAATTAAGTTTTGATTATCCGGCGATGTCTGTTTTCATGGCGATCGGTGTGATTTGTGTGGTGCCTATCGCAGAAGAATTGCTTTTTCGCGGATATTTGCAGGGGTGGCTGCGCCGTTTTATCCATCCAAAGAGCGCAATTTTTTTTGCTTCGGCTGTTTTTGCCTTGTTTCACTTCTCCTTGGCACAAGGGTGGAGCAATATCGAATATCTCGTCTCTTTGTTCACCCTTTCGTTAATTTTGGGATTTTTATATGAAAAACAACGTTCTTTGTGGGCGCCGATTGGACTGCACGCCGTTTTTAATTGCGTGAATGTGATTTTATTAGTGGTTAGCCAACTTGAAATGTAA
- a CDS encoding Stp1/IreP family PP2C-type Ser/Thr phosphatase, whose translation MIKLPETMTAKTKPFTFRSSGLTDTGQVRENNEDAWKVIPESNVIVLADGMGGHTAGEIAAQEAVDHYASFIEAKSGEITPRNAKSLLAEVIKEVNSSVFRLAKADRELRGMGTTICCGIFVEDFFFFAHVGDSRIYRFRDQKIKQLTADHSLVQELIELGELNKRQAQEFNQRNIITKAIGTEPQVEPSIDSCDIRPGDIVMMCSDGLSDLLSNKEIEKILSLSADINKKTELFVQSANRRGGMDNITVILLEIS comes from the coding sequence ATGATAAAATTGCCCGAAACCATGACTGCTAAGACTAAACCTTTTACCTTTAGATCCTCAGGTTTGACAGATACCGGTCAAGTGAGAGAAAACAATGAAGATGCCTGGAAAGTGATTCCGGAATCTAATGTCATTGTCTTAGCTGATGGAATGGGGGGACATACTGCTGGAGAGATTGCTGCTCAAGAAGCTGTGGATCATTATGCCTCATTCATCGAAGCAAAATCAGGAGAAATCACTCCTCGGAACGCTAAGAGCCTCCTCGCTGAAGTGATCAAGGAAGTCAATAGCAGTGTGTTTCGCCTGGCAAAGGCAGATCGCGAGTTGCGCGGAATGGGAACAACGATCTGCTGCGGAATTTTTGTCGAAGATTTCTTCTTTTTTGCTCATGTCGGAGACAGCCGCATTTATCGATTTAGAGATCAAAAGATTAAACAACTCACAGCCGACCACTCTCTTGTTCAAGAACTCATTGAATTGGGAGAATTGAATAAGCGGCAGGCTCAAGAATTCAATCAACGCAATATTATCACAAAAGCGATAGGGACCGAACCGCAGGTAGAGCCTTCGATCGATTCTTGCGATATTAGACCAGGAGACATTGTGATGATGTGCTCTGATGGATTGTCCGATCTGCTCTCCAATAAAGAAATTGAAAAGATTTTAAGTCTCTCAGCTGATATAAACAAAAAAACAGAACTTTTTGTTCAGTCGGCCAATAGACGGGGAGGAATGGATAATATCACTGTGATTCTCTTGGAAATCTCATAG
- a CDS encoding cysteine desulfurase family protein translates to MNKAIYLDHNANTFVAPSVIEAVADYMREVVGNPSSIHQYGRNSKKYYTQSRDYIARYLDVRPDEIIFTSGGTEGANLVIRGIFDKNNGKGHVITSTAEHSCVYKTVKMLEKRGIEATYLKPGLYGAPSAVNVKSAIRSDTCLIAIMSVNNETGVKADISSIAQIAQEAGVPFFVDGVAQFGRDTIKIPDGVSAMSFSGQKIHAPLGVGFCFVRKSFKLDSHMTGGGHQFGRRAGTENVSGIVGLAEAVRLLENELPEGLVKMQSLRDHFEEQLLAKLEGTAINGEGIRVANTSNLYFPEVDGEALLQRLDLAGVAASHGSACSSGGLEPSRVLLEMGYPLSRVRSSLRFSICRHTTREEIDQAIQVIVNAVNELLFLQRGS, encoded by the coding sequence ATGAACAAAGCAATCTACCTTGACCACAATGCAAATACGTTTGTCGCACCATCGGTTATTGAAGCCGTGGCTGATTACATGCGCGAAGTTGTCGGAAATCCTTCAAGCATTCATCAGTATGGCAGGAATTCAAAAAAATATTATACACAATCAAGAGATTACATTGCCCGCTATCTCGATGTTAGACCTGATGAGATCATTTTTACTTCAGGAGGAACTGAGGGAGCCAACTTGGTCATTCGAGGCATTTTTGACAAGAATAATGGCAAAGGGCACGTGATCACCTCTACGGCTGAACATTCCTGTGTCTATAAAACTGTGAAGATGCTGGAAAAAAGAGGGATTGAGGCAACTTACCTTAAACCTGGATTATATGGTGCGCCAAGTGCAGTTAATGTCAAATCTGCTATTCGGTCCGATACTTGCTTGATTGCTATCATGTCAGTAAACAATGAGACTGGAGTGAAGGCCGATATCTCTTCCATTGCGCAAATTGCCCAAGAGGCAGGGGTGCCTTTTTTTGTTGATGGTGTTGCCCAGTTCGGCAGAGATACGATAAAAATTCCGGACGGAGTTTCTGCCATGTCGTTCAGCGGACAAAAAATCCACGCTCCTTTAGGGGTAGGTTTTTGCTTTGTTCGTAAATCTTTTAAACTCGACAGCCACATGACTGGAGGAGGACATCAATTCGGGAGAAGGGCAGGCACTGAAAATGTTTCCGGTATTGTTGGATTGGCGGAAGCTGTGCGTCTTTTAGAAAATGAGCTGCCGGAAGGATTGGTAAAGATGCAGTCTTTAAGAGACCATTTTGAAGAGCAGCTGTTGGCAAAATTAGAAGGCACTGCGATCAATGGTGAAGGAATAAGGGTTGCCAATACCAGCAACCTCTACTTTCCAGAAGTTGATGGAGAGGCTCTTTTGCAAAGGCTTGATCTTGCTGGAGTTGCTGCTTCGCACGGTTCTGCATGTTCTTCTGGAGGATTGGAGCCTTCTCGCGTTTTGCTTGAAATGGGGTATCCATTAAGCCGTGTACGGTCGTCTTTGCGTTTTTCCATTTGCCGCCATACGACACGTGAGGAAATTGATCAGGCGATTCAGGTGATTGTGAACGCTGTCAATGAACTCTTGTTTTTACAACGAGGCTCTTAA
- a CDS encoding hemolysin family protein, which translates to MIASAFWWMLLNLISIVVLAFYSMMEMACVSFNKVRLHYYVHQGNSRAKMLNFLLHHPFRLFGTTLIGVNVAMVIGSECSREFHAALGLSPDLAPLTQVVLVVIFGELAPMFAARNYAEHVAMLGIPIVYATARLLSPILQLIGWISKIANYLLKGKTEEANLFLNLEELQKILEEHGEDAVSHENQEINLITQNIFRLRHLIASDVMIPLHVIPRLPSNAYVGQMKKLVKQTNADFILIYYKEYKHIVSVAFPRDYLRFPNSRRVRDYARQPWFVTENTPLTTILQQFQRNNQSVAIILDRHGQAKGLITLNDLLSEIFGEASLQKQRDKSPVLIERTFLGETTVKEFNQQFSVTINANSDLTLSELVQNAQGYLPEVGETIYIEPFEMTIKETSLLEVKSLVVKTRVH; encoded by the coding sequence ATGATCGCTTCTGCATTTTGGTGGATGCTTTTAAACTTAATCTCAATTGTGGTTCTTGCATTCTATTCAATGATGGAGATGGCTTGCGTCTCTTTTAACAAAGTGCGTCTTCATTATTATGTTCATCAAGGGAATTCTCGGGCAAAAATGTTGAATTTTCTGCTACATCATCCTTTTCGACTATTTGGAACCACCCTCATCGGCGTTAATGTAGCAATGGTGATCGGATCGGAGTGTTCCCGCGAGTTTCATGCAGCCCTTGGACTCAGTCCCGATCTTGCCCCTCTTACACAAGTGGTTCTCGTCGTTATTTTTGGCGAGCTGGCCCCCATGTTTGCAGCAAGGAACTATGCTGAACATGTTGCAATGCTTGGCATTCCCATTGTTTACGCAACAGCCCGTCTTCTCTCTCCGATCCTGCAACTCATCGGATGGATCTCAAAAATTGCGAACTATCTACTCAAAGGAAAAACAGAAGAAGCCAATCTTTTTCTAAATCTGGAGGAACTGCAAAAAATTCTGGAAGAACACGGTGAAGATGCCGTTTCTCATGAAAACCAAGAGATTAACTTAATCACTCAAAACATTTTTCGTCTCAGACATTTAATCGCAAGCGATGTCATGATTCCTCTTCATGTGATCCCAAGGTTGCCTTCTAACGCCTATGTGGGGCAAATGAAGAAACTTGTTAAACAGACAAATGCAGATTTCATCCTCATCTATTATAAGGAATACAAACACATTGTCAGTGTCGCCTTCCCTCGCGATTATCTTAGGTTTCCCAATTCAAGAAGAGTTAGAGACTACGCAAGACAACCTTGGTTTGTCACAGAAAACACCCCTTTAACAACCATTTTGCAGCAATTTCAGCGCAACAATCAATCTGTAGCCATCATTCTTGATCGACACGGACAAGCGAAAGGCCTCATCACTTTAAACGATCTTCTTTCTGAAATATTTGGCGAGGCCAGCCTACAGAAGCAAAGGGACAAATCCCCTGTTTTAATCGAACGCACATTTTTGGGAGAAACGACGGTTAAAGAGTTTAATCAGCAGTTTTCGGTCACCATTAATGCAAATTCAGATCTTACCTTATCCGAGCTTGTACAAAACGCGCAAGGCTACCTTCCTGAAGTAGGTGAAACGATTTATATTGAACCGTTCGAGATGACAATCAAGGAAACTTCACTATTGGAAGTTAAGAGCCTCGTTGTAAAAACAAGAGTTCATTGA